The Methylomarinum sp. Ch1-1 genome contains the following window.
AGATTATGACTCATGATGGTTCCGCCCTCATGAAGCTGACGGCTTGAAAATTAACATTCAACCGGTTGCTGGGCTCTATCCTTCGGGTTTTGCGGTTACGCCGCCCCCGCACCGGCCGCACGTCTATCTGATCGATAATCACAACCGGAACCGATGATTCGATCTCGTACAGCACATTGCGCAACACTTCGATGTCGCCGGACATTCTGACCTTGACGCTGATGCGGAGTAAGCCGTCCTGATGACTGCTGGGCAACACCTGAGTACTGGTCAGCTCTCCTCCCGCCTGAGCTATCGCCGATTTGATGAACTTTTGCAGATCGGCCGAGGCCAACGCCACCGTATCACGATTACTGAAATAGCCTTGTGCCTGATATTGCTGTTTAATTCGTTTTATCGATTCCGCGACATCGTCCTTCCTGGCGGCGATCTGTCGATAGCGCTGCAATCTGAAAGCCAACTCCTGCTTTTCTTCATGATAAGCGAGCCCGGTTGACACCAATGGCACGATCGCGGCAAATATCACCAGCATGACCACGCACAGCAATAAACCGATCGCCATCCAACGCTGATAGGATATCTCACTCAACATCGCCTGATTCCTCCGCTGCCTGCACTTCGGCGCTGATTTGAAAACGCTCCAGACCGGTACGCCTGTCCTGGGTCAGCGGCGAAACGAAACGCGCATTCTTAAACAGCGGCGAGGCCTCCAATACCCCGATCAGGGCCGAGGCAGCCGGCGATTGCCCCTGAATCTGCAACTTGTCATTATTATATTGCAAATGCGTCAGCCAGGTATCGTCTGGCATTAACAGACTCAGGGTATTGATTAATTCAGCCAATGACGGTGTGCTGTTTTTGATATTGATCAGCCGCTCGGTTTCATTGACGATACCATCGATTTCCTGTTGCCGGGCCTGAACGATATGGGTATCTTTTTCCAACTGCTTTATTTGCCGCCTCAAGTCAGCGACAATTCGGCCTTCATGCCAAACAGGAAAAACCAATACGGCTATCATCAACAGCAAGGCAATGGCCGCGCTCGTCCAGGTCAGCGACTGGGTCAGTCTATTGCTGGTCGGCCTGAACTGTGGCGGTAATAAATTGTAAGGTTCCCAGTCCTGTTCAAAATCATTGGGCGCTTCGGCAAAATCCGCTACGGACGGATGTATGCCGGCATTAGTCAATTCATGATACAGACTATCAAGCCGAGCCTTGGGTGTGGCCACCAACAACACGCGGATTTGACCGTTTTCTTCCGCGCCTAACAGTTTAGCCGCAAAATAAACTTGTTCCGCGGTGAATGGCGTGTACCTGTCCATTTCAAAGACCAATACCTGATTCAGGTTTTCTTGCGCCGCCGCCGGTAAAAACAATATTCTGCCGATGGCCTGTCGGGCATTGAGCCGAAGAATGCAGCGCGCCTTCTCCAGATCGGGATTATCCGCCTTCAGTTGCGAATACTTTGCCGTCGTTTGATCGTTTAACGGCACAGCGGCTATCGCTCGCCTTTCACCTTCGACCAAGGCGCTGAGCCGTAAAGTGTCATCCTCTACCGACAAAAACACATATCCGGACTGGTCGCTCAACCAATGCCTTAGTTTTTCCGACATCAGCATAGCCAACTCACGGCCCCACCAGCGAAAAAATCGCTTTATATCAAACTCAATATTGCTGTCCAGATTCATCTTGTACGGTCACTAATAATGGCTCCATGTCATCGCTGAACAATGAAGCTTCCTGGTATGTTTGCCGCCATTCCAGTATTTGAAAGGAAGAGGTCTGACCGGCGCCAGCCGTTGTTATGACGGTTTTAATGCCGGCCTGGTCGTCCCCCGCAATACGGGCTTGTGAAATAACGGTATAGACGCCATTATTTCCGGCAGCACGCAGAGTTTCACCGCCATCGCTCTGCGGAAATGGCGGAGGCGGCAACAGTAGGCGGGCATTGTCTATGCGCTGCTGCAGATAAGCCTCCAGCTCGGCCTGACCGAGGTTGGCGACAATCTGCAACACTTCTCTCGACGCCAATTGCAAATTCACCTGCGCCTGTCCCGAATAGAGGGTGACAAGGGGCTGCAATTGCTGATAAATCTCGTTACGCATACCTAATACCAACTGCAGCTCATCGAGCAGTTGAAATGCTTTATTGGCCGGACCATAGCTTAACCCCGCCTCCTGATATTCCTGCTTTTCCGCACCGTTGATGTAAACCAGGTCGTCATCATCCCGCCAGTCGATGATCGCACTGACCAAGGCCTGCTGCTCAGCAAAACTTAACGGCATGGACTGCATCAACAGTCTCAGCAGCTCTTCGTTGGCTGCGTTGATGTCGATTTTACCTTGTTCAGACAATACCCGAACGCGAATCTCGGCATCCCGATAAGAAATTTGATAAATGCTTCCATCGGCGCGCCAACGGCTGTTTTCATCAGCCAGCGTTAACATCTGTTCGGCAACCGCAAGCCCGGTTTCGGCTGCCGCCAACAGTTCCGCTTGATCTTTAACGGCGCTGATCACCGTCGTTTCCCTGCGCATGGTCAAAGCGAAACTTCCGGCCATGATCATCAGCAGGCTCAGCACCCAGATCACGATCACCAAGGCCAGCCCGCCCTGTTTCCTCAAAGCTTATCTCCTGCTGCGCCAGCCAACCTGAGAGCAAAGGTCATCTCCGGCCAGTAACTTTGATCGTCCAGCGTAATCTTTATCTTGATCAGCGCCGGCAAACTTTCTTTGTCCTGCCAGCTGTCCAGCCAAATGCCATTGCCCAAATCCTGGCTATAATAGGACAGCTCAAACTCTCTGACATGCTCCAGCAAAACGACCTCCTCTTGTCGCCATTGGGCGTCTTCCTCGGTCGGATAAAATGGTTTCAACTTGACCATGATCACGTCTCTGTCTCGAGGATCGATGCCGATCTCGAATAACTGCAGACCTTTATGAGCGGCGCTGACCGGTAAAACCGACACGAATTGCATCCGCTCCCGCCTCCCCTGAAAAGAAAAGCTCGGTTCTTGTTCCGAGAAATCATCCCATAGCGGTCGAATACCCGGCAGATGACGTTTAAAAAACTGATAAACCACTGCTTTCTCATTGACGCTGGCAATCTTACTTTCCCCGGCGTTCCAGCTTTCCGCGCCAATCCGCAAACTGCTGAATAGCAGCACGACCATGATGCTCAGCAGCGTCATCGCCAGCATCACCTCGATCAGGGTAAAGCCAACCGCTTTCGGTGGACGAACCGTCACAGCGCCGTCCCTGTTTTAACGCTGTGCAACTCGACCCGGCGGGCAGCTTGATCATCCCATTGCACGATGACATTCACCTCCATCAACGCCGCCGCGGATGATTCCGCCTGCTGCAAGCCTGGGATTTCGGCAATACTGACGCGCCAATGATATTTTTCCGCTTCGCTACCGGAAGTTTCCCCAACGACCAACGGTGTTTCGACACCCGTTCTAGCCATCAACGACTCGGCGATCTGAGTCGCCACGGTATATTCTTCGGCGATCACGGCGGTATGAACGCCGGTGGAAAAAATATTCAGCAAAATGCCTAGAGAAATCGCCATCACCGAGAAGGCCACCAAAATCTCCAACAGAGAAAAGCCTTTGTTACGAGCTATTGTCGTCATCGTTTACACGCTATGGTCATATGCAAACCGCTTCCACGTGCCGGCGCCTTAATCACTATCCATGGGGTCGATTTTGCCGCTCAACCAATTGATATCGATCCTCTGTGACAATTCCCCCCAATCCATCGTGATGCGGCCGCCGCTGGAAGAACCGTCGGGATAAAAGCGGATCTGACCGATTTCCTCGTCCTTGAACTCGTCCTGTGCGATCACCAGGGTCAATTCGATGTCATCAGGCAACTGATAAACCTTATCGCGATTGCTGATTTGGTAGCTGTTTTCGGCCAAATTGACTGCGACCGCCACTTCCCGATGGGAAATCAATGCCTGACCGCGGGCATAGCGCAACGCCGACATCAAGTCGCGGACGGCGGCTTGCAGTTGCGAAGCTTGATTGCCGGCGCCGATATTGATCCCGATCGCCGCATAACCGAGCACGACGATCAGCAACACGACCGTCAGCTCGATCAAGGTAAAGCCTCGGGAGCGCTCGGCCGTCATGTTATTCCCAGCTGTTGATATCCTGATCTTCCCCCTCGCCGCCTTCCTTGCCGTCGGCGCCGTAGCTATATAAATCGAATGCGCCATGCTCGCCGGGCGATACATAATGATAATCCTCTAACCAAGGATCCTGAGGCACCTTATTTTTGCGCAGATAAGGGCCGTTCCAGCGTTTGCTGTCGGCCGGTTTTTCCACCAGCGCCGTTAGGCCCTGCTCGGAACTCGGATAACGGCCGACATCGAGTTTGTACATATCCAAGGCCGTCGATAAGTCTTCGACTTGCACTCTGGCGGCCTTGGTTTTTGACGCGCCCATGTGCTTCATCACTTGCGGGCCGACGATGCCGGCCAGCAAGGCGATAATGCCCAGCACGACCAATAATTCCAACAAGGTAAAACCTTGTCTACGCTTGTACGTCAAATTCATCAATGAACACTCCTTTAAAAAGCCAAATCGTTAACACTTAAAATAGCCAATAATATCGACACGATAATCCCGGCGATCATCAATCCCAGCGTGATGATCAGCGCCGGCTCCAGCAACGCCAGCATACGCTGAATCGCCGTACGCAATTGCTTGTCATAAATGGAGGCGACCCGCAGCAGCATATCTTCCAGCCTTCCGGTTTCCTCGCCCATCTTAATCATTTGCACGGCCAGTTTGGGAAAACGTTCGCTATGCAACAAGGCTTCCGACATATTGGCGCCTTCCTTCAGACGCTGTTCGGCTTGCTCCAGCAAATCGGCAAGCACGGAATTGGAAACCGTTTCCCGGGCGCTACCCAGGGCCTTCAAAATGGAAACGCCATTACCCAACAAGGTTCCCAGCGTGCGAGTGAGGTTCGCGATTTCCATGCTCAATATAATGTTGCCAAACAACGGCATCGATAGGAAACGGGCATCCCAGATTTTTTTTCTGGCCGGATCGGCCAGTTGCGCCTTCATGTAGCTGCTGCCGGCAATGACGATCAGCAGCAACACCCACCAATAAGACTGTAATCCCTCGGCCAGCGCCACGACAATTTGTGTCGGCAGCGGCAAAGCCTGACCCGCACTGGCGAACATCTCGGTGAACTGCGGCACGACAAAAGTCAGCATGACGAATAACGAAGCCAGCGACATAATCAGCAAGATGGCCGGATAAATCAACGCCGTAACCACGGTATCCTTCAATTCCCGGGCTCGCTCCAGATATTCCGCCAATCGCACCAGCACATCGCCCAGATTGCCCCCCATCTCGCCGGCGCGGATCATATTCAGATAAAAACGCGAAAATATCCCGGCCTGCGCCTCCAAGGCGTCGGCCAGAGAGGACCCGCCTTTGACTTTCTCCAATACATGGGAAATCAGTTTGCTCAGTTTTTCATTTTCTTCCGCCAACTCAGCCAGTATCTGTAAAGAGCGGTCCAGCGGTAGGCCGGACTCCAATAAGGTCGCCAGTTCGCCGGTGAACATCGCAATTTCCTTGTGCGATAGACGCGGCGCAGCCTGCCTCAAACTGATGCCAAGAAAAGTTTTATCCCGAGCCGGCTCGATGCGAATCGGAATCAGCCCTTGATCCTGCAGCTCCGTCAGTAGACTCTGCTGATCGCTGGCGTTTCTGACGCCTTCCTCGGTATCGCCCTGACTGTTAACGACCTTATAGGAAAACAACGGCATCTCAGGACTCCGTCGTCACT
Protein-coding sequences here:
- a CDS encoding type II secretion system F family protein, with product MPLFSYKVVNSQGDTEEGVRNASDQQSLLTELQDQGLIPIRIEPARDKTFLGISLRQAAPRLSHKEIAMFTGELATLLESGLPLDRSLQILAELAEENEKLSKLISHVLEKVKGGSSLADALEAQAGIFSRFYLNMIRAGEMGGNLGDVLVRLAEYLERARELKDTVVTALIYPAILLIMSLASLFVMLTFVVPQFTEMFASAGQALPLPTQIVVALAEGLQSYWWVLLLIVIAGSSYMKAQLADPARKKIWDARFLSMPLFGNIILSMEIANLTRTLGTLLGNGVSILKALGSARETVSNSVLADLLEQAEQRLKEGANMSEALLHSERFPKLAVQMIKMGEETGRLEDMLLRVASIYDKQLRTAIQRMLALLEPALIITLGLMIAGIIVSILLAILSVNDLAF
- a CDS encoding PilN domain-containing protein, producing MNLDSNIEFDIKRFFRWWGRELAMLMSEKLRHWLSDQSGYVFLSVEDDTLRLSALVEGERRAIAAVPLNDQTTAKYSQLKADNPDLEKARCILRLNARQAIGRILFLPAAAQENLNQVLVFEMDRYTPFTAEQVYFAAKLLGAEENGQIRVLLVATPKARLDSLYHELTNAGIHPSVADFAEAPNDFEQDWEPYNLLPPQFRPTSNRLTQSLTWTSAAIALLLMIAVLVFPVWHEGRIVADLRRQIKQLEKDTHIVQARQQEIDGIVNETERLINIKNSTPSLAELINTLSLLMPDDTWLTHLQYNNDKLQIQGQSPAASALIGVLEASPLFKNARFVSPLTQDRRTGLERFQISAEVQAAEESGDVE
- a CDS encoding GspH/FimT family pseudopilin, with the protein product MTAERSRGFTLIELTVVLLIVVLGYAAIGINIGAGNQASQLQAAVRDLMSALRYARGQALISHREVAVAVNLAENSYQISNRDKVYQLPDDIELTLVIAQDEFKDEEIGQIRFYPDGSSSGGRITMDWGELSQRIDINWLSGKIDPMDSD
- the gspG gene encoding type II secretion system major pseudopilin GspG — translated: MNLTYKRRQGFTLLELLVVLGIIALLAGIVGPQVMKHMGASKTKAARVQVEDLSTALDMYKLDVGRYPSSEQGLTALVEKPADSKRWNGPYLRKNKVPQDPWLEDYHYVSPGEHGAFDLYSYGADGKEGGEGEDQDINSWE
- a CDS encoding prepilin-type N-terminal cleavage/methylation domain-containing protein, whose translation is MTVRPPKAVGFTLIEVMLAMTLLSIMVVLLFSSLRIGAESWNAGESKIASVNEKAVVYQFFKRHLPGIRPLWDDFSEQEPSFSFQGRRERMQFVSVLPVSAAHKGLQLFEIGIDPRDRDVIMVKLKPFYPTEEDAQWRQEEVVLLEHVREFELSYYSQDLGNGIWLDSWQDKESLPALIKIKITLDDQSYWPEMTFALRLAGAAGDKL
- the gspM gene encoding type II secretion system protein GspM, coding for MLSEISYQRWMAIGLLLCVVMLVIFAAIVPLVSTGLAYHEEKQELAFRLQRYRQIAARKDDVAESIKRIKQQYQAQGYFSNRDTVALASADLQKFIKSAIAQAGGELTSTQVLPSSHQDGLLRISVKVRMSGDIEVLRNVLYEIESSVPVVIIDQIDVRPVRGRRNRKTRRIEPSNRLNVNFQAVSFMRAEPS
- a CDS encoding type IV pilus modification PilV family protein, with protein sequence MTTIARNKGFSLLEILVAFSVMAISLGILLNIFSTGVHTAVIAEEYTVATQIAESLMARTGVETPLVVGETSGSEAEKYHWRVSIAEIPGLQQAESSAAALMEVNVIVQWDDQAARRVELHSVKTGTAL
- a CDS encoding general secretion pathway protein GspK, with the translated sequence MRKQGGLALVIVIWVLSLLMIMAGSFALTMRRETTVISAVKDQAELLAAAETGLAVAEQMLTLADENSRWRADGSIYQISYRDAEIRVRVLSEQGKIDINAANEELLRLLMQSMPLSFAEQQALVSAIIDWRDDDDLVYINGAEKQEYQEAGLSYGPANKAFQLLDELQLVLGMRNEIYQQLQPLVTLYSGQAQVNLQLASREVLQIVANLGQAELEAYLQQRIDNARLLLPPPPFPQSDGGETLRAAGNNGVYTVISQARIAGDDQAGIKTVITTAGAGQTSSFQILEWRQTYQEASLFSDDMEPLLVTVQDESGQQY